The Cololabis saira isolate AMF1-May2022 chromosome 5, fColSai1.1, whole genome shotgun sequence genome segment CAGCGGCACAATGAGGTTGGCGGCCTCAACAAACAAACAGGTTCATGTGTATGAGCAGAAATGTCCAAAGGCACTTCAGACACAGCTGCCTTGGTCCTTAGAAGttcagctccacacaacagtaTTTCTCCAGATGCACAACATTTATCATACTTACGTTTTATTGGGGGTAAAAACTAAATCCTTAACAGTCCTTTAGAAGTTACTTAACTGTGGCTTCAGATAACAGCAAATCTAACCCTTTCCATTTAATGGTAATGATTGTGAATGATTTAAGTCATTACTAAAGGGGGAACATGTACACGAgggggaaaaaatatatatatatattaatgtacTGGTTTTTACTTTTGATTGGACTTAACAttaaactggaaaaaataaaatcacataCACAATAGTCACCCCGATCTTAAGCAATGTTTTACATCAATGTGGCAAATATATGTCTCGATTGCATAATTCATTATAATTTCGTATTACtacatgagatttttttttcctttttatcaaTTTGAGACAGGGGAAGTATACAAAGTGctcaagcatttttttttaaaaagccaaTACAACAGCTTTCTTGTACTACTGCTTACAATTAGCAAGGGCCAATTATGGGCCATGGGCCAATTTTCTTTGAGAAAAACCAAAAATATGACTTGAACATGCTTTGGtaattaatacaaataaaaaaataatcaaaaagtcCTGTTACTCAGTGGATCActaaattttatatatatatatagtatatcttttttttcttctagtaAAAGGTAAAATGTGCAAGTCTAAGCGAGGGCAAGTCAAAACTCTTAATGAGGTAAATGGCAACAGAATTATCACGTTCAGGGACTCGTTCAAGTTCTCACCCAATGCTGCATCATAAGTCAGCATAGTTCCTATAACTTAAGGGATCATGCACGTGAGCTTTAtataagtaaaaaataaaaaaagaggataCTAAATTTAGAATTTATGGAATGATAGTTCTGCATAGCACAATCCCTTAATGAGTGTATAAATGACGCCGCTGGGTGCTTCAAGCACGTAAAACATTGAAACGTCCTTTGAAAGACTGTCAGTGCATGTTTAAATAcatgaaatagaaaaaaacaaaaagaacctATGGCTTACCAGCAAGACTATAAACTGACAATGAATAAGAACGAATGTACATGTGAACAAGAACACTGATTACACCACATACCCACACCAAGTATGTAGTGAAGTACATAACAGCTTAAACTGGATAACCCCCTGAGTTATCACTTCTATCAGAGTCAGATCAGCTTCAAACGTGTACTGATAAAACGTCACAGATGTGAATAGGTTTGCTGTTCAGCTGGTGCTATCAAATCTCATTCTCAGCACTGCTAAAGTGCTCGTTTGCTTTGCATGAAGTTGTACTGTCGTCCTCGCACGTCCCAGGGAGCTGGTGAAGGAGGCTCTCCCCACATTCTGCAAGGGTCAATGTGTATGgcaaaaaatacaattaaaaattgAGTTCTGAAGTTGGAGCTAATAAAAACCATTCTCTTTCTATGCAAACTATCCTCTGATGAAACATATGGCCCAAATACATTGTGTTTGCAATCATACCAACTACacgcatatacagtatattcaaGTCAGTGTACAAGAGAAGAGGTTAAAAGACTGTTTCCAATAAAACTGTTCAGATACTGACAAGAAAAACTCTGAGGGCCACATCATAGTTGACCCTCAAAGGTAGAGGTTATGGTGTGGTCTACCGTGGTATACTGGATACCAATGGTTTGGATCCTGAGGGGTTGCAGAGATGGGCCAAGCTGTCTAGCTGCCTTCCTCACATTTAAATCGTTCATACAGTACCTTGTTAAAAATACAACCTTTATCAGCTCAGTGCAAATTTTTTTAATGCATCATCACTTCCAACCTTTGTTCTAATGTAGGTGGAGGAGAGAAGTGGAGGCAGGAAATCGCACGTAATCATAATGTGCTGTGATTTGTGGTTTCTTAGCCCTTGAGAGGCCAACAGACTTGAGGAAAGCAGTGAGGAACAGCATTTCAGGGCAGACGGACTGCTGTAAGGCTTTAGAGGCACATTCTCCTGCTCAGGAGGGAAAGCAAGTGTCCCTATTGTCGTCAGTCCTGATCCTGTAAGAGCAGCAACCCAAACACCACACAGCTTATGCTGACGGGGGTAACTAATAAATTAGTCTttttccaaaaagaaaaaaggaaaagaaaagctgaatgctgcttcttaGTTAGCATTTAGCAGTTAATGCCACCATTACATGGATGGTCTGAGGGTATCCCAGCAGCTCTAATAGACTCTATAAAGACCAGTGCATCTCTTCAAAGTCCACGGCTTCCCCCAAGTTGGTGTCGGTCTCCAGGAGGCTCATGATCACCGCCATGGCCGCTTCATCGTTGCTGAAACTGCTGAGGCCCGGTCCAACTACACTGTCCAAATCCAGCTGGGAATTCTCCCCTAATGTAAAACCACAAAAACAAGTTGATGCATTCATATACAGTAGTACgttcatataaaatatataaataaataaataaaaacaaacaagcaaatgAACTAAATCTGATCATGTACCCATGAGTGCATCTCCTGAGAAAGAAGCTGCTTGGGGCTCACACTCTGGCCTGGATTTCCCTGGAATCTCCACCTGAGATGTTTCTCCATTTGGCACCTAGAGACCAAAAGAGGAGTAAATTAGCTCAAAGCAACATGTCAAGCGTTTATTAATGCAGAAGAATAATTCTTTTTAGGGTTAAGCTATTTGTTTTAACCTTCAAAAGAAatcttgttatttatttatctatgcaTGTGATTTACCTACAACATACCATATAGGATAAATTATAAATGTTTAATCATTTTTATCAGCCTCCGGAAAATGCAACACCAAAATATAACACAAGAAGATGATtttagtttaagaaaacaaattgtTTTGAAGTACTAGATATGCAAAATAACATGTTAGATTTTAATGTGAAAGGACTgtagaaaaaaagatatttagaaGTATAACAAGATATTGTTAATGGTTTGCATGCAGACTGGGCTACGAAACCTGAACCATTTTGTGGATGGAAAAAATCTGTTGGCAAATAGAAAGACTTACATTGTTGCTGGTTTGATTGACATTTTGTGGAGATTTATCCTGTGGGAAACTGAAGGGGCTAGCATTACCGCTGGAAGGTGACGAGTTCAacctaaaaaataacaaaaacaacacagatgCCCTTAAAGATGATTAATAAAGCACTGCGATTCTAGCTTGAGAAGCTGTGTTTGTGTAGATGGAGCAAAATGAGCAGCTGTTATAACAGAACTACCATTATGTTTAATATAATCTAAAAACGTCGTTGTTGTGATGCCATACTTGTTGAAATCCAGCAGCTCATTGGCAATCTGCGTTCCAATGCTTCCAGCAAATATCATTGTCCCAGGCGTGGTGGAGATTCCAGGTATAATTGGAAGGAACTTCTTGGCATcttaaaacagagaaaaaaagttaTAAATTACACAAAAAGCAAGGTTGTACAATTATCTCACAAACTAAAATGTCTCTCTTTGAGCTGAATACGTGGGTTGTGCTCATGAAAAatttgccaaatcttctctgTCAATGCCAAGCAACTTATTTTGCCATCAACTGTTTGGTATTTGGTGGATTGGATGATTGAAGTTTGAAGAAACTATAACAATTTATCCATTCAACAAACTGGAGGCTCAGCAGCATTTGGAAGAACCAAACAGCCACAACAGCCTGGCACCTCCTCGTCATGCTGGTCACCAGATTGGTCACACACTGCTATGGGACGGCATCCCATTTTTCAACCAACATTTGTCGCAAGTCAACCAACGTGGTTGTGTTGGTCACTCTGGCATTAACAGCCCTCCTAAACTGATCGTGCAAGCGTTCAAGGGGGCTGAGGTCAGGACTGCTGGTCCAAAAGATGTCACTCTCTCGGTGCAGCAATCCATTAAGTGTCCTCCGCATCTTCTCCGCACTTTGACCATGTGATCCAACTGCCGTAGACAGAATCTGGACTCATGTCTACACATAACATtcctccacatgttcaggttcCAGTGCACGTGTTGCCGACACCAGCGCAAGAGTCAATACCAACAGAAAAATACGTTGTTTGGCATTGGAAAAGAAAATTTGGCAAATCTTTCATGGGCACAACCCACAAAGCAGGCCAAAAGCATACTGCTACCCCCACCATGCTTTAATGTCAGGAGGagactgttattattgttattattactcAAACTGAATTGCAGTTAATTTAGAGAAAAACAAAGCATGTCGAAAAGGGGCTTCTAATATCAGATCTCAgacagaaaattggaaaaaatataaacaacaatGGCTTCAGCAATCTGTTAAAGCAATTGCAGTCAGTCAGCATACACTTATATTAATGTTCCTCACAACTTCATTCAGACATGCCTGTGAAAGTGATGGAGAGAACCACAATGTGCATGCCATATATTCTGCTTCACACAAGACTGGAGAGGCAATCCAGCGAGGTAACGAATAGGTGACACATTCCTCAGAGAAGCTCTGTTTTCTCACAACATCATGTCATGTCACAGTAATTCATATCAGCTGCCAAAATGAGCTGTACTTGTATAAAAAAGCGGTGGATGAAAAAAGGTATCAGTTTTGCTGATACCTTCAagtttaaggccccgtttacacatagctgggtatttacaaaaaacggATATtcccccctctacgttttgaaaaattccatcgtttacacgagatcgttttcaaaatctcttcgtttacacgaatccgcataaatacgctgttaacgtcatgccagccaatcagaatcctggaaaaaacatcaacaaatggttccgcacaccgtacggcgcacatcgccgcgtaccctacgccgtaggctctgcgtcgatttaacgcggcaccataattcaggctttacttccaagacgtaaaatacaagaaaatattgacggcagaggtggacagagtactcgaccccagtacttgagtaagagtacaaatactactagtcaaaatttactccgttacaagtaaaagtagctcagtcaaattattactcgagtaagagtagaaaagtacttgcttttaaaggtacttaagtatccaaaagtaaatgcttttaaatttactttaagtaaaagtaagagtaagagtaaatttcttattttccacatcagtaattactatattttttctaaattaatttaaggatcttttaactcttgtttctgagaattcgatgttgagttgttgaaagcagagaggtagttctgcttcggcagacacaataaacatttgaaaataaatgtctgtggtttgtctgtgccctcgttttttactcggtcgaactcaaacattgagttaagatacggccaaggattttgtgaaagtccctgctccgagtccggctcattatcagactcagacgactcagcggattgtctttcttctcctgacgcaggcgtagccattgttgcggctctgtcttgacaaacgcaggctactttggcggtatcgttttgaggaggcttgacgtatttccgcttcacgtgcatcccagtggagagcgtgcactgtgataggtctcctcctttgacaaaaacagcttgtgtccaataggattttagggaagaagaaaaaagagcagacctgaaagtaacgagtacttttcagccttcctagaaatttactcgagtaaaagtaaaaatatttgtcttggaaatgtattcaagtaagagtaataagtaccaaagaaatctaatactcaagtaaagtacaaatcctctggatatgtacttaagtacagtactcaagtaaatttactctgttactgtccaccactgattgacggtggccaaactaattgtaaacacaggtcgcacacatgacgctggtgacgctggtggtttctgttgcataatgtgacgttctgaagcctaaatctctgttttcctctgtttagacgcaaacgtgaaaactgagtttttgaaaatctccactttggccggagttttcagaaatgatcgtttttggtgactttgagctccgttttcgtgtaaacgaacggccaaaacgcatgaaaacgcctccgtttttgctccgtgtaaacggggcctaagacaGGCATTGTTACTCATGTGTCTTAGTAGACCACTGGCGCAACTGAGCTCATtttatggaggaaaaaaaacaaacaaaccaccaCATGATCCTCAACTCATTTTTAGGACATAAATGCAGCAGTATAACAAGACTAACTGCCATATATAACTCTCAaagacctaaaaaaaaaaaaaaaaaagaaaaagttgctGACTTTGTTAATTACTAATGTAATTTACCAGACAGCAGTGAACATCCGATTTTTACATGAATTTGACTGCAGGAGGCCAGACTTGTGTCATGCTGAAAGTGGTACATGTAACTAACTGACCGAGTCAGGCTGGCGCTGTTAAATGTTATGGAAAAGCCAGACTCAAGGTTCAGCTGCAGATGTTGGAGAAACTCGTAAGAGTCAACGAGAACTTGAAAACACACAATGATGTAGTACACCCCTTCCTGACGCCCCACTTTCTAAGCATTTTGAACACCCAGTTTGACAGACAAGCCAACGGTCCATTGACGTCACTTGAGCCATACCAAATAATTGGATGGCTTCTGATGTgagagcatttaattaatttgcTATGTAAAGGGAATTTAAATGAatgtagcaaaaaaaaaaaagcttcagagAAAAAAACCATACCAAACATTTTATGGAAAGCAGTACGAGTCTGAAAGGggccaaaataacaaaatccTTACAGAATTTATTCTGATCAACTGACCTTCAGAAGCCCTTGAATTGCTGGACTGTTCAGACTTATTTCCTGACCGCCCGGTTCGATTGTGATCATGCCTTTTCAAAAGATGAGGAAAACAGATAACGCTCCAACTGATATAAGTACAGACACAGGCACACATGTTGACAGTAAAACAATGCAAACAAGAGCTTATACTCACAAAATAACTGTGTTAGTTGACACTATATATTCCACTTCTTTGGTCCAGGGATTTACAAAACTAAACCACTGACTTTGTAGCGTGACAAAAGATCcatattttgttttaaacttGTAGCAGTTTGTCTCTATTTTCTCTTTACTGCGCAGCACtgtaagagggaaaaaaacaaaaccaagttAGTTGAAATTCAACACTTTGGGAAAAGCGCAGCAGGTAAGAAAAtatacagaagagaaaaaaaaaaaaaaaaaaaaaaaaatcacaaatttGGAAGATTTCAGCCGATTTGTGTTAATACAGCAAAGGCACATATGTAATGATCAAGTTCTTTATCTGGCCTTCCACCTGTCATTATTGGCTTAGATTATTTTAATATGTATACATTATTATGGTAAACACTGTAAAAGACTATTAATGTATCAATTTGTGGAAATATTAATCAGGGAAAGCctaaaggaagaaaggaaaaagaaaaacaaccattgagacaaaataaaaaaaaaaaaaaaaaccttttcgaTGACTTTCTGCCAAATGTGGCAAGTCATCTTGATGGAAGTACTCGTAGCATGAAGTTCCCAGCAATTCTTGTGGTAGATAACCTAGAATGGTTGTAGCTCTGTGGATgagaaaaatattaaatattacaataaatgcattttacgTAATCACAGTGCAGAAATACAAATATCccattataaaaataaaagtataaggAAAATATTTCCTgcattctgtaaaaaaaaaaaaaaaaaaagaaatcctagTAGAAGTGGACACTTCAGTTCCAGCAATTTGAGAAGGATTAAACTACACTTCAAAAGTTGACAATATAtggattatttatattattcgCTTTCATGACAAAGTTGCCACTTGCTGTGAACTGTTTCTGCATGTGGCTTCTTGCAACTGATTTTTATGCTTCTCCTATCTAGAGGATAAAGCCTTGATGATTTTCAAAAAACGAGTTGGTGGAACAGAAAGATGTTGCACATCTTATTTGTCTGCCACATTTCAAACACCTCAAACAGCCCTTTGCCTCACAGTTATTTAATTTCAGACCTACCTTTGATCAACAAAGGTGAATTTTCCATCCATGGTACAGCGTGTGACGAACTCTGTGGGTTTAACTCGGACTTCCCCGTTAACCTGGGGAGATGAGTGGGAATGGACACGCCCCACGGCCACCAGGCAGCTGAAGTGGGAACTATCCTGCTTGTCCACTTCCccctccccgtctgctcccatCTGGCTCGTAGGCCAACTACGCATGTAGCCTGTACAGTGGACTGTGCAGTATTTCTGGGACTCTGATCGAAAGCAGAAACAAACACATGCATTCAATGCCACCTACAGCACAAactaaatacaagtaaattagCTCCTTTACACAGATTGTTTACAATTCAGATGTGCTGTATAACCCTCACCTTTCTTTTTGGAGGAGTTGGCCTGGTATTCCTTTTCTTCTACTTTGACagatattttattgtatttcataCGGCAGAAGAAAGAGCGACGTGCACCTGAACACAGTCGAGCTGCACAAACTGGAAGGTCGGCCTGAACCTGCAGACCAGCTGAAAACACAAGGAATGTTAAATGCActgacaagcacacacacatacacacatacacacccacacacacacgttttacTTTTAGCATCTATTAGCCGTTCACGAGGGTGCGATTCAGAAGCAGAGAGCTGCTCCTTCACTTTTCCCATGTCCTTGGGGTGTACATAATCAAACAGGCTCTGCCCGATCAGCTCCGcctagaggaaaaaagaagacaaaaactatttaatttgatttaccaccaaaaaaaacaagttcCTCTAATGGTAAAAACACAGGTATATAATTTAAAGAAACTTGTGTAAACACAAATTTGACAGAGCATTTCTTGAGGACTGCTGACATCAAACACACCAGACAGATTCAGATGTTATTAGTGATTGTGTTTACTCAACTGAGTACATCTCACTGAGCTAGAATTCCAAACAAAGAGGCGTATAATACAAACCCAAttccaaaaaagttgggacactgtacaaattgtgaataaaaatagaatgcaATTATGTGGAAGTTTCAAATTTCAATAATGTATTCAGAATACAACATAGATGACATATCAAATGTTCATACTgaggaaatgtataattttaaggctaaaatatgttgtttttcaatttcatggcatcaacacatctcaaaaaagttgggacaggTAGCAATAAGAGGCCGGGAAAGTTAAATGTACATATAGGGAACAGCTGGAGGACCAATTTGCAACTCATTAGGTCAATTGGCAACATGATTTGGTATAAAAAAAGCCTCTCAGAGTGGCAGTGTCTCTCAGAAGTCAAGATGGGCAGAGGATCACCAATTCCCCAAATGCTAAGgcaaaaaatagtggagcaataTCAGAAAGGAGTTTCTCAAAGAAAAATTGCAAAGAGTTTGAAGTTACCATCATCTACAGTGCATAATATTATCCAAAGATTCAGAGAATCTGGAACAATCTCTGTGCGTAAGGGTCAAGGCCGCAAAACAATATTGGATGCCTGTGATCTTCGGGCCCTTAGACGGCACTGCATCACATACAGGTATGCTACTGTAGTGGAAATCACAAAATGGGCGCAGGAATACTTCCAGAAAGCATTGTTGGTGAACACAATCCACCGTTCCATTCGCCGTTGCCGACTAAAGCTCTATGGGTCAAAAAAGAagccatttcttttttaaagatttttttttgggctctagtggccctttattcaagctgcagatatgaaaggggtagagagagagatcggggatgacatgcagcaaaggtgcgcaggccgggattcgaacttgcgaccgctgcaggactgtagcctcagtatataagccactgcttaacccactgcgccaccgagcggcccaaaaTGAAACCATTTCTAAACAAGATCCAGAAGCGCAGGCAGTTTCTCTGGGCCAAGGctaatttaaaatggactgtggCAAAGTGGAAAACTGTTCTGTGGTCAGACGAATCAAGATTTGAAGTTCTTTTTGGAAAACTGGGACGCCATGTCATCCAGACTAAAGAGGACAAGAACAACCCAAGTTGTTATCAGCGCTCAGTTCAGAAGCATCTCTGATGGTATGGGGTTGCATGAGTGCGTGTGGCATGGGCAGCTTACACATCTGGAAAGACACCATCAATGCTGAAAGGTATATCCAAGTTCTAGAACAACATATGCTCCCATCCAGACGTCGTCTCTTTCAGGGAAGACCTTGCATTTTCCAACAGGACAATGCCAGACCCCATACTGCATCAATTACAACATCATGGCTGCGTAGAAGAAGGATCCGGGTACGGAAATGGCCAGCCTGCAGTCCAGATCTTTCACCCATAGAAAACATTTGGCGCATCATAAAGAGGAAGATGCAACAAAGGCGACCTAAGACAGTTGAGCAACTAGAAGCCTGTATTAGACAAGAATGGGACAACATTCCTGTTTCTAAACTTGAGCAACTTGTCTCCTCAGTCCCCAGGCGTTTGCAGACTGTTATAAAAAGAAGAGGGGATGCCCCACAGTGGTAAACATGGGcttgtcccaacttttttgagatgtgttgatgccatgaaattgaaaaacaacatttttccctttaaaattatacatttcctcAGTTTGAACATTTGATGTCATCTATGTTGtattttgaataaaatattgaaatttGAAACTTCCACATAATtgcattctatttttattcacaatttGTACAGTGTCCGAACCTTTTTGGAATTGGGTTTGTATGTGCTATCATGTTAATCATCAAAGCATTCATTAGTGTCAGTGAATTTCTTCACAAAAAGCGTAATGCATCATTAGTAATTTCTTGCACAGCAGTGAAAAATGAATTAACTTGAAATATCTCTCCAAAGCCACTCACTGCTTGTGATCCAGTCAGTGCATAACAGAACCCATCTGATGTGTCTGGGGTTTTAACATGAACCAAATGCAATCAATTCTGTGACAAATGTAGAAGTGTTACCCGACTATAATTTAATATCTTTGTGATGGACTCTGAGACGAAAACTATTTTCCCACGATCACAGCCCACTACAAACAGGAACCCATCTGCAGCCTGCACAAGAAAGACGCATATGTAAAGAAAGTGTGATGACATGTTCAAGACTAAAGCATGAGACTTTAGTGAGAAATTTACGACATCCTCAAATGAATGACAAGGTTGCATCAAGACATTTTGGGACCAAAATGATTATTGTTGGCTTCGTCACTTGTGTTTACTTTGAGGACGAGATGCTTAAGCTCCTCATGAGGAAGAAATGATGGTTTATAAATTGATTCAGAAAAGGAGCTTGCAGAAcctggagaaagaaagaaaaaaagacggtATAGTGTGAGATACctgttgatttttaaatgtgtatTTATACATACATCTTTATCTTATAGCTTTAATGcttattctttaaaaaaaaaaaaaatcataatctCACAAGGCTGTTAGTCTAGACTTTTCAGTTCTTAGGGCCTAAAATAGGTCTGattgcctttttttaaattattgatGAGCAAAGAAAATGACAGTGAATTTGACATAAATATAACTGCCGTTAATGGACTAAACCCTTTAGTGGTATGAAAGTCACCTGACTCATTTCGAGACTACGGCAATAGACCGACTGTACCTCGGAGAGACTTGAAGTGCTGAACCGCCATTCTAAGCACGGTTAGTTTGTCCAGCTTACGAGACATGGGGTTACAAGTTGGGATCATTGCAGAAAGCTTGTCAATGAGGTTGTTCATTTTGTCTCGTCTCCTCTTCTCAATTTGGCTATGCGGTTCCCTGCAGAGATATGAATGAGTGTTTCAAGATAATCATTAAAGTAACAGATTTCTTAAAAATACATTCAGtggtataaaataaaaatctacctgaagcattttattttgatgtgTTGGTCCTCATCATCTGACCTGCAAGGTTAAAAAAAGCTCATTTGTTACTATTGAAATAGCCCAATTTATTCATTGTTAGTTTATGCTTTTTCATaggattattttatgaaaaagtACAACCACAATTCCAAATAAGCTGGGTCACTCtgtaatatataacaaaaaaaaagtatataataATGTTCAAATCTCAAACGCATATTATATTCTCAATAGAACATAAATAATAtatcagatgttgaaactgGTACTTTTCGccatttcatggaaaatattaGCTCATTGTCTCAAGAAAGTTGGAACAGGGCAATATATGGCTGGAAAAGTAATTGGCACaaaccagaaacaactggagGAGCACTGATAgctcattaaagcagcactatgtaacttttccaccttaatatcatatttccagagtcattgtgatggtacatcaacttccaacaggtttaatgacacctctgtcatggtctgaggggtctgtatcgctttcactggcactatgtaacttcaaggtggatggtaggaactagagggctgcattgggattgggtcccgccgggtcctgcgggacccaacgcaaatctcacggtttgaattttgctgcgggcgggagcgggcggacaaaaaaaaaaaaaaacactgcaggatccTGATGTAGTCTAATGaccagatggaaatcaatgacgtggaaaagaacctcaaacaaggtctatacaaaacaaagacaaagcacggccagtcagatatttggagaaactgcatttAGTGTCTGTGGGCGCATGTTGGAATCCCGTGAGGTCGCACGGGATtgggaccgcagtcggtcagcagcattctcttcctccacagcaatgtaatggctaagcgattcatttgttaaattacagtaatttgtttcattcattaacattgtttattttatgttatttgttagtgttatttgagccactcacaaccTACTCTCGTTGCTGTAACCACAACCACATAATTGATGCATGCGCAAAAggcgagttttgcgggagcggatata includes the following:
- the bmal2 gene encoding aryl hydrocarbon receptor nuclear translocator-like protein 2 isoform X1, whose product is MSAQSAAAGGDGAGGDPGETMLVEEEQSSCVSLPSLLTTSSEAGMSLSMEMPRKRKGSTDNQRSGSVNDVDMEDDQNRSDDEDQHIKIKCFREPHSQIEKRRRDKMNNLIDKLSAMIPTCNPMSRKLDKLTVLRMAVQHFKSLRGSASSFSESIYKPSFLPHEELKHLVLKAADGFLFVVGCDRGKIVFVSESITKILNYSRAELIGQSLFDYVHPKDMGKVKEQLSASESHPRERLIDAKTGLQVQADLPVCAARLCSGARRSFFCRMKYNKISVKVEEKEYQANSSKKKESQKYCTVHCTGYMRSWPTSQMGADGEGEVDKQDSSHFSCLVAVGRVHSHSSPQVNGEVRVKPTEFVTRCTMDGKFTFVDQRATTILGYLPQELLGTSCYEYFHQDDLPHLAESHRKVLRSKEKIETNCYKFKTKYGSFVTLQSQWFSFVNPWTKEVEYIVSTNTVILHDHNRTGRSGNKSEQSSNSRASEDAKKFLPIIPGISTTPGTMIFAGSIGTQIANELLDFNKLNSSPSSGNASPFSFPQDKSPQNVNQTSNNVPNGETSQVEIPGKSRPECEPQAASFSGDALMGENSQLDLDSVVGPGLSSFSNDEAAMAVIMSLLETDTNLGEAVDFEEMHWSL
- the bmal2 gene encoding aryl hydrocarbon receptor nuclear translocator-like protein 2 isoform X2, whose translation is MSAQSAAAGGDGAGGDPGETMLVEEEQSSCVSLPSLLTTSSEAGMSLSMEMPRKRKGSTDNQRSGSVNDVDMEDDQNRSDDEDQHIKIKCFREPHSQIEKRRRDKMNNLIDKLSAMIPTCNPMSRKLDKLTVLRMAVQHFKSLRGSASSFSESIYKPSFLPHEELKHLVLKAELIGQSLFDYVHPKDMGKVKEQLSASESHPRERLIDAKTGLQVQADLPVCAARLCSGARRSFFCRMKYNKISVKVEEKEYQANSSKKKESQKYCTVHCTGYMRSWPTSQMGADGEGEVDKQDSSHFSCLVAVGRVHSHSSPQVNGEVRVKPTEFVTRCTMDGKFTFVDQRATTILGYLPQELLGTSCYEYFHQDDLPHLAESHRKVLRSKEKIETNCYKFKTKYGSFVTLQSQWFSFVNPWTKEVEYIVSTNTVILHDHNRTGRSGNKSEQSSNSRASEDAKKFLPIIPGISTTPGTMIFAGSIGTQIANELLDFNKLNSSPSSGNASPFSFPQDKSPQNVNQTSNNVPNGETSQVEIPGKSRPECEPQAASFSGDALMGENSQLDLDSVVGPGLSSFSNDEAAMAVIMSLLETDTNLGEAVDFEEMHWSL
- the bmal2 gene encoding aryl hydrocarbon receptor nuclear translocator-like protein 2 isoform X3 is translated as MSWDRLQQTPVTLQRIKSDDEDQHIKIKCFREPHSQIEKRRRDKMNNLIDKLSAMIPTCNPMSRKLDKLTVLRMAVQHFKSLRGSASSFSESIYKPSFLPHEELKHLVLKAADGFLFVVGCDRGKIVFVSESITKILNYSRAELIGQSLFDYVHPKDMGKVKEQLSASESHPRERLIDAKTGLQVQADLPVCAARLCSGARRSFFCRMKYNKISVKVEEKEYQANSSKKKESQKYCTVHCTGYMRSWPTSQMGADGEGEVDKQDSSHFSCLVAVGRVHSHSSPQVNGEVRVKPTEFVTRCTMDGKFTFVDQRATTILGYLPQELLGTSCYEYFHQDDLPHLAESHRKVLRSKEKIETNCYKFKTKYGSFVTLQSQWFSFVNPWTKEVEYIVSTNTVILHDHNRTGRSGNKSEQSSNSRASEDAKKFLPIIPGISTTPGTMIFAGSIGTQIANELLDFNKLNSSPSSGNASPFSFPQDKSPQNVNQTSNNVPNGETSQVEIPGKSRPECEPQAASFSGDALMGENSQLDLDSVVGPGLSSFSNDEAAMAVIMSLLETDTNLGEAVDFEEMHWSL